The Haloterrigena turkmenica DSM 5511 genome includes the window TTGCTGAGATGGCGCGCGGGCGCCGCTCGAGTCGGGCGCGCTGCTGGGCGAACGATTCGCGAAACGGGCCAATTGCCCCGGAAACGGCGAGCGTTCGGCCGCGACGGCCGCCGAATCGGCACGGCAATCCGTGTACGCTGGACGAACAGTCCGATATTCTCTTAACGTCGCACCTGTTAGCCCAGTTAATGGCAGTCGAAGCTACGAGCGCAGGCGCGATCCTCTTCCGCGATACGCGGGGCCGGCGCGAGTATCTTCTACTCAAGAGCCGCCCAGGCGATTGGGAGTTTCCCAAGGGCGGTGTCGAAGGAGATGAAGAGCTACAGCAGACGGCGATCCGCGAAGTAAAGGAAGAGGCAGGTATCGAGCAGTTCCGGCTCCTCGACGGCTTTCGCGAGGACTACGACTACGTCTTCGAGGCGAACGGCAAGACGATCCACAAGACCGTTCACCTCTTCGTGGCGAAGTCCTTCGAGGCGAGCGCGGAACTTTCAAACGAACATCGCGACCTCCAGTGGCGCGATTACGAACAGGCAGTGAACACCGTCACGCAGGACGGTCCTCGAGAGATCTTGGAGCAGGCCCACGATTTCCTCGACGAACGGGAGGAAGACGAAGAGTAGGGTAGTTCGAGCGGCCGCGAGACCGGTGTCGATACCCGATCTCGATCTCGCAGACGACGGTCAGCGGCGTTCTATCGAGTAGCGCTTTTGCTCGCGCGGTCCGAAGCCGAGTCGTGGATCGGTACACGACCGAGTTCGCGTTCGAACTCCGGACCTGCCGCTGGGCGGAACGCGCCTGGCCGCCCGACGAGCCCGCCAGTGACGACCACGCGTTCGTCGTCGCCCGACAGCTCGGCACGAAACGCCGCCGCTGGGACACCATCGTCCTCGAGTGCGACCCCGAAGCGCTCCGCGAGCGGGCGAACTTCGGCGCGGAACGCCTCGACGGCGACCTCCTGCACGTCGTCCGCAACGCCCCCGCCGAGTGGAGCTACTACCGCGATTGTCTCCCCCATCCCGGCTACCCGTGGCGCTATGTCCGCGAGGCCATCCATCGGGCCGACGACCGCGAGATCCTCGAGACTCGCAAGAACGGGAACCGCATCGAGATCCGCCGGAAGTGGCCGTATCCCGACGACTGGGTCCGGCGAATCGTCGCGATCGAGAACAAGCCCGACTTAGACGCCAGTGCCGCCCGCGCGCTGGGGGCCCAACTCGAGTACGACGTCGCCGTCGGACTGGCCGACGAAGTCTGGGTCGCCACGCGGCGAACGGGCGACCCCGTCGAGCGCGCGCTGTTCGAGGATCTACCCGTCGAGGCAGGGATCCTCGCGCTCGAGCCCGAGACGCTCGCCGCCGAAGTCACGTGGTATCCCCGTTCGCTGGCCGTCGACGACCCCGGCACGCGGATTCTCGAGCGACCCGACGGCGGTCGCCGGGACGGCTCCGCGGCGCGGTTCGAGTACGTCGATCCGGACGCGAAGCGAGAGACGCGCCTCGAGATCGCCGAGCGCGCCTACGAACGCGGCTGGCGCTCGTTCGCCGACACCATGCGCCCCGACTGTCGGCACTTCGAGTTGCGCTCGCGGGACGGCCTGCAACTCGAGCCCTACTGCGCCGCGAAGGGCCGATGCCAGACGGCCGCGGAGTGTTCCGGCGGCTGTGCCGAGTTCGAGCCTGAACCACCCGTCTGGCGGACTCGAGGGTGGCCGATCGAGGGCGGCCCCGGAAAACGGTGCAAACGGTTGCTCGAGGATCGGCGTCGACGGCACCGACCGGGACTGTAGTGTCTAACTCGCGAATCTCGGTACAAGTGCGATTCCGGACACTGTGCTCCGGTCCGAGAAACCGTGTACGGTGACGCGCGCTTGCGGCTGCCTGAGCGAGAGCGAAGGCAGTCGCTGAAACCGTGCGAGGTCTTCGCGAGTTTCACGAGCGAAGGCTTGTCAGAGGTTGCTCTGACAGTGGATGAGCGAACGAATAGCGCGGGACCGGAGGTCCCGCGAACCATGCGAACGGGCGCGAAGCGCCCGTGAGCAGACGGAGTGAGTGAGCGAATCGGCTGGGGAGGGCGTGGCGCTCCCTGTTGCCACGATAGCACGACACTTCGTTTCGTCTCAGTTCGTCTCGAGTATACTGTTCAAAACGTACGCTCTGCCCATAGCACCGGTGAACTCGGAAACGGATTGCAGACCTCGAGTCGAGTATCGACCGAGAACTCGGTTTCAATCTCGGCACGACTGACCGCAACTGTAACTCGCTGATTGTGACTGATCAGCCCTTACTCGGAGCTCTCGACCTCGAGTTCCTCGCGGTCGACGGTCAGGCGGAACGTGGGGACGGTGCGGTACTCGACTTCGACGACGCCCTTGCGGCGCAGGCTCTGGAGCCCCGAGCGGACGTCCTCGGCCTCGGGATCGACGTCGAACTCCTCGCGGAGTTTGTGAAGGACCGAGACGACGCTTTCGGACTCCTCCTCGGGGCCGGCCAGCACGGCGACGATCTGCGTCTGGAGCTCCGGCACCCGAATACGGGAGGGGACGCCCTCGTCGTCGGGGTCGCTCTCGATGCCGGGTTCGACGTCGACGAGGTCGTTCGCTTCCGCCGTCGCGCGGATCAGACTGTTATCGTCCCGGAAGTAGTAGTCGCCCAGTTCGTTCTCGAGGTACTGGTGGACCTCGCTGCCGCTCTCCATGTCCCACCGCTCTTGCAGTTCCGAGTTCTTCGTCGGCTGTAGCTCCACCACGTCCGCCAACCGTTCTGTGGCCTCCTCCGAGAGCGTCATCGTCGCATCGTATGCGTATCCGCTACTTTTGCGTTGCGTCCGCGGCGTGATCGCGGTCGCGCGGTCGACCGCCGCTCAATCGTCGCCGACGACCGGCACGGACCGCGTCGACTCGAGAGTCTCCTCGACCTGCGTGTAGACGAGGACGGCCCCGAGGGCGGCCAGCGCGGTCCCGAAGAGAAACGGCGTCTCGAAGCCGTAGCCGATCAGCGCGCCGGAGGTCAGCGGGCCGACGGCGATGCCGTAGCCGAAGGCCATGGTGAGAATCGAGAGCTTCGACCCGGACTCGCCCTCGCCCGCGAGGTCGCCGGCCAGCGCGAGCGCGGGCGCGAACACCATCGCGGCGGCAACGCCCTGACCGAGACGGGCGAGGAACATCGGCGCCGACGACGCGAGAAAGCCCTGGACGAACGTCGTCGGGATCAGGAAGAGCATCCCGGCGAGGATGAACGGCCGGCGGCCGTACCGGTCGCAGGCCCGGCCGATCGGCGTCTGCAGGGCGACCTGCGCGAGGATGAACGCCGCGAACTGGAGGCCGAACCACGTCGAGCCCTGCTCGAGGCGGGCGTTGACCTGCGGTTGGATCGTCGCGAACAGCGCGATCGCCGCGGCCATGAACAGGGAGACGACCCCGAGGGTGAAGATCGGATCGAGCAGGTGCTCGCCCGACGGATCCCGGATATCGATCGAGAGGTCGGCGCCGGCGTTAGCACTCGTCGCGTCGGGATCGGAGACGAGCAGCGTCACCAGCCCGTAGCTGATCAGCGCCGTCACCGTCGCGAGGTAAAAGGCCGCGTCGAAGCCGCTGAGCGTTACGTCCGCGGGGAGCCGGTAGGGGCCCAGGTTGACGAGCGCGCCCGCTGCGATGGGACCGGAACCGAACCCGACGAGCCGGAACGTGTTGTAGACGCCCATGTTGCCGCCGCGATCCTGACTCGTCGCGAGTTCGTTGACCAGCGCGATCGACGCCGGAATGATGAAGGCGACGCTGACCCCCTGTAGCCCGCGGACGACGAGCAGCGAGAGGTACGTATCCGCGAACACGTAGGCGACGTTCGTCACCGCGAGGCCGGCGAGCCCGATCAGGATGAAGGACTTGCGCCGTCCCGTCCGATCCGAGAGTCGACCCGTCAACGGTTGGAAACTGCTGTTGAGAAAGCCGAACAGCGAGAGGATGACGCCGATGAGCATCGACTCGCCCAGTCCGAACGTCGCTCCGCCAACGACGTCGCTGGTCACGTACAGCGGAATGACGATGATCAGAAAGGAGTTGCCGATGCCGTCGGCCATCCGTGCGAAGGCCAGCGCGAGGACGCGACGGTCGACAGCGAACTGGGCGACGATCCGGCGACGAAGCTCCCGCATCGCCACTAGGTGCGATACCGCGTCCGATTAGCGTTTCGAACCGAAACCCGATCGAGGCGAGCCCAGAGACTCGCCGTCAGTTGATCGTCGTGTGCTCGGACTCCTCGTTGAGCGCGAGGTTGGCCGCGATTTCGGCGTTTCGCATGGCGTACTGGGCGGTCTGCTGGAGACTGACGAGCACCTCACGGACCCGCAGCAGGTCCTCGTTGGACATCTCCGGAAGCTCGTCGAGGATCTCCTGTTCCTTACTGGAGACGTCGTGGAACATCTTCCGAACCCGATTCGATTTGTCGTAATCGCGCTCGACGGCCGCCTCGACGGCGATCGAGGTGATCTCGTCGACCAGGTCGTTCAGTTCGCGGATGTCGCGCATCACCGAGCTATCGACGTTCAGGCTGTGGCCCTCGGTCTCGATGACGATCTCGGCGATATCCTCGGCGTTGTCCGCGGTGAGCTCTAAGTTCTTCGCGATCGAGCGGTAGCCGATCAGCGGGAAGCCGCTGTTGAGTCCGACCGCGCGGGCGAGATTCGGGTTCTGGTAAGCAGTGAAGATCAGGCGCAGCAGAAGGACGAAGATCTTGTTGGCCTGTCGTTCCCGATTCAGGGCGCGCTGGGCCAGATCGGGGTTGCCGTGGGCTAAGGCCTTGATCCCCTCGCCGCGCATCGTCTGGCCGGTTCGCTCGAGGCGCTCGAGGAGGTTGTCGAGCGTGAAGTCCTCCGGGTCGACCGAACAGCGAATCGAGATGCTCTCGGGCGTCTCCTCGATGACGCCGAGTCCCATCAGCTGCGTCTCAGCTTGGTAGACGGCGTTAATGTGGTCGGACTCGAGGGCGCCGTCCTCGGTGTCGATACGGATGACCCGCCGCCCGAGGACGTACTGGGCGACGATCGCGCGCTCGACGGCGTCGGCGTCTAAATCGTCCGCGTGGATGATCGCTTCCGTCTCCTCCGAACTGGCGGATTCGGGCATGACGGTCAGCGTCCCCTTGCCGCTGGTCCGCAGGGACACCTCGTCGCCCTTCTCGACGGCGTGTTCGGACGCCCACTCCGCGGGGAGCGTCATGGCGAGCGTCGACGGCCCGAGTCGTTGCACTTTCCGCGTTTCCATATGACATCCTAAGGAAAGACACGACCTTAATCTTGACTATATTCACCTTATATCCGGGTCGAATAGTTATATGGATGATTGTGGTGGACGGAATCGCACGTACCTTAAACAACTAGCCCTCAGACGACCTTCACGAGCCGCGTCGTGAACCGACCGGTCCGCACCCGCAGCCAGCCCCGCAGCTCCTCGTCGATCGCCTCGTCGTCCGTGTCGACGTGCAACGCGTCGATTCCGTCGAGTTTCTCCCCCGACGCGACGACCTCGATCTCGTCCGCGCGCTCGATGACCGCCGGCGAGATCTGGTGGTTGCCGCGCCCGAAGACGAACCCCTGGCCGCCGATCGGCGAGACGACGATCGTCGCCGGCGCCTCGAGGACGTCCAGAATATCGCTTTCGGCCGCGTCGCGGGCCAGTACCTCGCCGTCGCGCCAGACGTCGACGCCCAGCGGCGACGGGTCGATCTCCAACTCTCGCTCGATCGCGCCGACGGTGCTGCCGGGGCCGAAGACGTACGTGCGCTCGCGGTCGACCTCGCGGGCGAAGCCCGCGGCCAGCGAGTCGACGCTGCCGCTCGAGACCTGCTTGCTCGACTGGACGTCGGGCGCGACGGGGACGGGGACGATCGCCTCGAGCTGCGAGCGGACCTCGCCCTCGCGGTAGGCGTCCTCGTCGATGTCGTTGACCTCGCGATCGGCCGCGCGATCGAACTCGGCGGCGATCCGGCCCGCGTCCGCGGGCGTCACGGCGAACACCGACGAATAGATCTTGACGCCGGCGGGGACGCCGAGCATCGGCGTCTCGTCGCCCTCGCTCTCCTCGAGCACGTCGGCGACGTCGACCGCGGTGCCGTCGCCGCCGACGAACAGGACGAGGTCGACGTCGCGCTCGAGGAAAGCCCGGACGGCGGCCCGCGTGTCAGCCGCGGTCGTCTCGGCGGTCGCCGGATCGACCGGCCGCGACGTGTCGCTCGGATCGGTATCGGCGTCCACGGAAACGGTCGCGTCGGCCAGGTCGGCGTCGTCGGCCGTCGGCTCGTAGACGACGATCGGTTCGTAGCCGGCGTCGCGGACCGCCCGCTCGCCCATGACCCCCGCCGCGGTGTAAACGGTGACCCCGGGCGCCCGCCGATGCAGCGACCGCAGCGCCTCGCGCGCCCGTTCCGGCGCCCGCGGTTCGGCCCCGCGGCGGCGCGCTTCCTCGAGTTTGCCGTCGGTTCCCTTCAGTCCGACCCGACCGCCCATTCCCGCGATCGGATTGACGACCACACCGAGCGAGTCCATGGCGGACGTAGGCGAAGCCGATCAATAAGCCGTATGGTGTTTCGAGCGCGTTTCCGGCTCTCGCTGTCCCAGAACGGACCGACGGACACGCGACGGCGCGGCTCGCGCCCGTGGACCGCGATCGAACGCGCGCCGAACGACGCGCCGATTTTCTGAAAGGTTAAGGGGGCTGGGGACGGACCGCGGAGCATGGACACACTCACGCAGGTCGTGCTGGCGGAAGGTGCGGAGCTACCGATGGACGTCGTCGGCTGGGGCGCGTTAGTCCTCAGCCTCCTCGTAACGATCGTCTGGCTCGCGTACCTCTACCGGTAACGCTCCCGACGGCTACCGACGGCCGATCGCCTTCTCACTCGGCGAGTTCGACGCGTTCGCGGAGCCACGCGGCCGCCGCGGCGACCGTCTCCTCGTCGGTCCCCTGGACGGCGAGCCGGACCGAATTGCCCGGATAGCTCCCGACGCTGACGTCGAATCGCTCACGGAC containing:
- a CDS encoding bis(5'-nucleosyl)-tetraphosphatase → MAVEATSAGAILFRDTRGRREYLLLKSRPGDWEFPKGGVEGDEELQQTAIREVKEEAGIEQFRLLDGFREDYDYVFEANGKTIHKTVHLFVAKSFEASAELSNEHRDLQWRDYEQAVNTVTQDGPREILEQAHDFLDEREEDEE
- a CDS encoding DUF5787 family protein, translating into MDRYTTEFAFELRTCRWAERAWPPDEPASDDHAFVVARQLGTKRRRWDTIVLECDPEALRERANFGAERLDGDLLHVVRNAPAEWSYYRDCLPHPGYPWRYVREAIHRADDREILETRKNGNRIEIRRKWPYPDDWVRRIVAIENKPDLDASAARALGAQLEYDVAVGLADEVWVATRRTGDPVERALFEDLPVEAGILALEPETLAAEVTWYPRSLAVDDPGTRILERPDGGRRDGSAARFEYVDPDAKRETRLEIAERAYERGWRSFADTMRPDCRHFELRSRDGLQLEPYCAAKGRCQTAAECSGGCAEFEPEPPVWRTRGWPIEGGPGKRCKRLLEDRRRRHRPGL
- a CDS encoding DUF5797 family protein — its product is MTLSEEATERLADVVELQPTKNSELQERWDMESGSEVHQYLENELGDYYFRDDNSLIRATAEANDLVDVEPGIESDPDDEGVPSRIRVPELQTQIVAVLAGPEEESESVVSVLHKLREEFDVDPEAEDVRSGLQSLRRKGVVEVEYRTVPTFRLTVDREELEVESSE
- a CDS encoding MFS transporter; its protein translation is MRELRRRIVAQFAVDRRVLALAFARMADGIGNSFLIIVIPLYVTSDVVGGATFGLGESMLIGVILSLFGFLNSSFQPLTGRLSDRTGRRKSFILIGLAGLAVTNVAYVFADTYLSLLVVRGLQGVSVAFIIPASIALVNELATSQDRGGNMGVYNTFRLVGFGSGPIAAGALVNLGPYRLPADVTLSGFDAAFYLATVTALISYGLVTLLVSDPDATSANAGADLSIDIRDPSGEHLLDPIFTLGVVSLFMAAAIALFATIQPQVNARLEQGSTWFGLQFAAFILAQVALQTPIGRACDRYGRRPFILAGMLFLIPTTFVQGFLASSAPMFLARLGQGVAAAMVFAPALALAGDLAGEGESGSKLSILTMAFGYGIAVGPLTSGALIGYGFETPFLFGTALAALGAVLVYTQVEETLESTRSVPVVGDD
- a CDS encoding phosphate uptake regulator PhoU, which gives rise to METRKVQRLGPSTLAMTLPAEWASEHAVEKGDEVSLRTSGKGTLTVMPESASSEETEAIIHADDLDADAVERAIVAQYVLGRRVIRIDTEDGALESDHINAVYQAETQLMGLGVIEETPESISIRCSVDPEDFTLDNLLERLERTGQTMRGEGIKALAHGNPDLAQRALNRERQANKIFVLLLRLIFTAYQNPNLARAVGLNSGFPLIGYRSIAKNLELTADNAEDIAEIVIETEGHSLNVDSSVMRDIRELNDLVDEITSIAVEAAVERDYDKSNRVRKMFHDVSSKEQEILDELPEMSNEDLLRVREVLVSLQQTAQYAMRNAEIAANLALNEESEHTTIN
- a CDS encoding ATP-NAD kinase family protein; this translates as MDSLGVVVNPIAGMGGRVGLKGTDGKLEEARRRGAEPRAPERAREALRSLHRRAPGVTVYTAAGVMGERAVRDAGYEPIVVYEPTADDADLADATVSVDADTDPSDTSRPVDPATAETTAADTRAAVRAFLERDVDLVLFVGGDGTAVDVADVLEESEGDETPMLGVPAGVKIYSSVFAVTPADAGRIAAEFDRAADREVNDIDEDAYREGEVRSQLEAIVPVPVAPDVQSSKQVSSGSVDSLAAGFAREVDRERTYVFGPGSTVGAIERELEIDPSPLGVDVWRDGEVLARDAAESDILDVLEAPATIVVSPIGGQGFVFGRGNHQISPAVIERADEIEVVASGEKLDGIDALHVDTDDEAIDEELRGWLRVRTGRFTTRLVKVV